The region aaaattaattaataattttttttatatattcattaaaaagaaaaattttatttttaaactcaTAAACTTCAAagcaattatttttttaataaatctttttaaaatgttgtttaaaaaaaaacaatgtttaattgaattttaaataaaaatcttaatataatctttttcaAAGGAAGTTATTgacttttattttctaaatagtGTTAAATTATCGAGACTCCTTGcaaaactaaaaaattttaaagaaaaattttttgaaaaaaaaattattttttatatcattctatcaaattatcatttatatatatatttctttattttataatagtacaataatttttctaaaagcgtttttagataattgacaaaaaaaattccaaagattctctttttttgtaatttatcaaaattaaaatatttttttttactttttaaaaccttacttttttttaaaaaaaatttgaaaaaaataataatttttgtaaaaaatataacccAAAAATTgcataaataattaatatcaCAAATAGTATTTGATATACTAGacaactttttttcttaagaaaaataaatataccatttttgtatataaatatatttatataaattgtttaaaattaaacaaattaaaaataaacaaaaatttatttaaaaaagttgacATTTAAactttgaaaataaaaaaaaatggccccataaaaactaaatagtaccttcttcttttttattattaatattattggtAGTAATGTTAGCTGTCAAATCTATGTTATTTGTACAATTTAAACCttcaaaaaatgataatgagGAAGTGACATAATCCATAGCTGATTGAAGACCAATTAGAAGAACTGGTACCCCTAATCCATGTGTTAACATGGaataatttgtaaatttaCTTTGAATATCTGGAGGTAAAATAGGTGTTGTTTCATGATCTAAAATTGGACTACGATCAGATAACATATACTCTGACATCTCCTGAAACACTTCTATTgcatttttcatttttttaattctttctTCTCTAAGTTTATTATCGGGGTCAGGAAGAAGagaaaatcttttataagCATCTTCTGCAATTGTTTTAGATGGAAAATGTATCTTAGTTGTTCTTCCTAAATCTTTTGCCAATTTTAAAGCCTCTGTTTCACATAATGCAGACATTAAGGTAAGATTACTATGTCTACGACGACCTCTAGCAATAGAAAGACCAATTTTGGCAAGGTCAGATACTAATTCATCTGACTTTTGAGGAAGTTTTGCTCTACGAAGAAGAGCACCTAAAagtgaaaaattaaaacattctGGTCCAAGAAGACGACGTTTAATTTCACCAACAGATActtcatattttttacaattagcAAGAAGGCTTAATCTTCCAGGAACTTTAGCAAATATAACATCTTCAGAAACATTTACATCTGGATATCTTAGTACACCATTATCATCTGTTATACTAACTCCCGGTGTTGATGTATATGATGTTTGTAATGTTGTATTACTACTTGTCGATACTTGTTTTACCTGTTCATTACTACTAAATAATTTAGCTAAAAATTCTTGTGGATTAATATCATTTgtattttgtaatatatttgttaaagcTAAATTGTTAACATTTTGAAGTAATTCTTTTTGTGATATATCTGATCCATCATTTGACTCAGTATCAGCACTAGAAATTGTATTTGAATCACCACATTTATCTTGAGAAAAAATATCGCATAATGATGTAATAGAAATTGGTTGTGATTTAGCATTTTCTAAACGTGCTTTCTTATTTGCAAGAAGTTCTTGAATTGCAAGAGATCTTTTTCTTGTAGCTTCCTCACCTTCTTTTggtaaaaatgttttaggtgaattcaaattttcaattattgAACTAAGTTTACTACCATTTTTATTGTCATAAGtatctttattattcatGCAACTAACcatattttcaatatcacTAGTATTATTTGAATCATTTGATGATGTAATACTTTGTGATAATGAAagtattttttgtaataaattttctgaactgtcattattaattgttgtagacattctataaaaatttattagttatattagaaaaaaaaaaagcctaaaataaaaatatatatatgtatatacaatagacatttaaaagtaaaaaaagatatataataaaacgATAGCTTCCCACAAACAATATCAAAGTGATCCATCGATAGGAAAATACACACAAATGGGCTAAAACGCAACATACTTTCACTGTATAGTATTGCCCTTATGAGTTGCCATAAAGAGAACTAATATGGCAGCCCTATAATGTGACCTCTAGGTTGCAAATTCAAATAAATGAAGGTTGGCCCCGCTACAATAGGTTTGACCAACCTGCATAAATAGCAATACTGTATTATACACTAATCCAAGCTCCACATGCTTCAAGAGACGTAAAAAGGCTACATACATTCAATGTATAATTGAACTGAGAAAGCCATCACTGTTGGGTGATCAATATTGACACAGTGCTTCGAGCATTCCCTACAGTCTCAATATATAACCTTCGTTTAACATACGCTTCAATGTCATTATCTGCACTATCTTATCGGGTCGAACTTTCTATTTATTCGTTTATCacagaaagaaaaaaaaaattaactttaaagaataaattacaaagtaaaataaagaattatatttatataaatatatatatataatgaagatacaaacattataaaatgtgTTAAAATACATGAATTAAGCCATAAAAAAATACCCACGCtaaaatataagtaaaaaatcCTCCAACAATTGAATGTGTCACAAGATGGTGATTCTGAAGGAAAAATTGATGTGTCTTAAAGTCCGCTTTAGCATACCACAATCCactcttaaaaaaaatagatattaattattttaaaaaaaatcattttatacCTGAATAAATAACGTGATAAAATAAAGAGCTACACCTCCAAATGACTGTAGACCCATAATTCCAGCAGCCAAACCTGCCAACAACGCTTGTAATGTTCTGGAATACTCTAGTACttgaatattatttctaacaGCAGCACCATTTATAAGaactttatcttttttagattttttatcatcaacATTTTTGTTGACCTTAATAGGCATcttgtattaataataataagttttTGATACAATTTATATTAGTACTAAAGACTAAGTTAAACGACACACTCTTccacaaaatttaaaatacaatcTTATCCTAGTCCTACAACGAAcatcatttttctttttctttgcCATCATTACATGATTCATTATTAggtaaacattattttaattgtttataaattagatataacaaaatttcaTAAATCTATCAGTTTTTGcatgataatatttaacataaaataatatggtAAGAATCaactatttaataatattgttacaGTTAATTTTGTCTATCCATTTATTTAGTATTAACAtagtttaaattttcattactgataaaatatatttatataatgtaatatttctttttttaattttaaaaagataaatctacaattttttacaacaaaTAGTTAGTTACAtactatttaatttatatatctaaTCATTATTTGTCGACTATtgattttctattttaatgttttttttttactaaataattgttatttcATTTGTCTATTctatttaacattattattataatataatcttggtaaatttttttagaacaTAATGTTTTTGAGAAAATCTACTACCTCTATATTAAGAGGACTTCCAAAGGTTAGTTTGTTAGTTAGAATAACTTTAATAACTATATTTATTAGAATTTAAATCAacaaataagaaatatgatGCTCCAAGAACATTATGCTATGACTGTTCTCCAAAATAATGATATCCCTGTTCCACCATTTGCTGCAGCAAGATCTGCTGATGAAGCTTTCAATGTAGCAAAAAAACTTGGCGTAAAAGATTATGTTGTCAAGGCACAAATTCTTGCAGGTGGGCGTGGAAAAGGAAAATTTGATTCTGGACTTCAAGGTGGAGTTCATATTGTTTATTCACCAGATGAAGTTAAAGAAAAAGCATTGAAAATGATAGGATATAATCTTATTACCAAGCAAACCGGTTCTCCTGGAAAACCATGCGAAGCTGTAATGATAGCCAAAAGATTATTTACAAGACGTGAGTATTACTTTTCTATCACTCTTGATCGTTTAACTGCTGGACCAGTACTTATTGGATCAAGCAGAGGTGGTGTTAATATTGAAGAAGTTGCTGCTGATGAACCGGAAGCAATTGCTACATTACCTATTGATGTTAGTGTTGGTATTGT is a window of Strongyloides ratti genome assembly S_ratti_ED321, scaffold srae_scaffold0000001 DNA encoding:
- a CDS encoding Transcription factor AP-2, encoding MPIKVNKNVDDKKSKKDKVLINGAAVRNNIQVLEYSRTLQALLAGLAAGIMGLQSFGGVALYFITLFIQSGLWYAKADFKTHQFFLQNHHLVTHSIVGGFFTYILAMSTTINNDSSENLLQKILSLSQSITSSNDSNNTSDIENMVSCMNNKDTYDNKNGSKLSSIIENLNSPKTFLPKEGEEATRKRSLAIQELLANKKARLENAKSQPISITSLCDIFSQDKCGDSNTISSADTESNDGSDISQKELLQNVNNLALTNILQNTNDINPQEFLAKLFSSNEQVKQVSTSSNTTLQTSYTSTPGVSITDDNGVLRYPDVNVSEDVIFAKVPGRLSLLANCKKYEVSVGEIKRRLLGPECFNFSLLGALLRRAKLPQKSDELVSDLAKIGLSIARGRRRHSNLTLMSALCETEALKLAKDLGRTTKIHFPSKTIAEDAYKRFSLLPDPDNKLREERIKKMKNAIEVFQEMSEYMLSDRSPILDHETTPILPPDIQSKFTNYSMLTHGLGVPVLLIGLQSAMDYVTSSLSFFEGLNCTNNIDLTANITTNNINNKKEEGTI